TTCAGTTCTCAACCCTATTTTTCTGAAATAAAGGGTAAAGACTCCTCAGATTGCGCAACGAATTCTGAGTTGTTTTCCATCTGGTAAAAGGGAAAAAACAGTGAAAGTACTTTCTACTGTTTGTTTATTCATAGGTGAAACAGAATTAAGAGTAACAATTTATACAGGTATATAGGATCTCTGTCTCTATCTGATGTACTGCTATATGCCTCTAATGGCAGTATCCCAGCCTACCCGGAGCTATGAATTATGAGAGACTGACAAATGAATCTTCTAATGATACAAGTTCTTGTAAGCCGCAATTATCTCTGCGTAATCTGTAACTCCTCCAAATTTCATCAGTTGAAGTTGGGTATGTTCCCGTGCTCCCTCTACTTCCATGAATTTGACTTCTTCCTTGTCGTTGAAAAAGTGGAATGATGGTGTTCATCGAACACAAGTACTTTTTTCTGTCTGCAGAAAAAAAGCCTGTCTCCTATTTCTCGTCTGTTTATACAGGATTAGCTAGCAGAATGTACATTAACATGCTTGCTGAACTGATGAAGAGCAACAATTGCTGAGAATAAGTGGTTGCCAAGTTAGGGCTTGCTGTTGGTTCAGGACCAAAACCTGATGCTCCTCCGAAAGGGGTTGCTGGCATCAATGTACTTGGCGGACTTGGTGGACTCGACATGGTTGGTGGTGTTTGCATGGTCGGCGGCGTTGGAGATGGAGGTGTTGGACTTGCTGATCCTTTTGATGGAAAGTGACAACTTCCAGAGCCTGCAATTGAAAGAAACAGGTGTGTCCAATGTTATGTTTCCGTCAGTCAATGTACTACTATTCCACAAAATAGTTTCGAGTGTTTTTCTGAATTTCAGTCATTATACTGATTAACATGCATCATTCTCAGTATAATTTCTAACCTTTCTGTTGAAAAAAAGTGTTGAAAACAGAATGTTACCAGACTATTGACAGAAGAAGCATGACTTACTTGGATCAGTGCTGACAAGTTGAGCAGTTCCACCGAAATCACAGCTAGTTGGAGCTGGATTCTTCTGATAATAGGAATTGTAAGCGAATGACGCATGGTTGCGGATATTATCCGGGTTAAAACAGCTTGCTCCTGGCTGAATTTGAGAGCAGTCAGCTCCTCCATATCCACAAGCATAGTCTAGACCTACTTGTAATGCCTTTTCTGAAGCACTTGGGTTTGCAACACACCAAGACCCCCCTCCACCGCCACTGCCACCACCGCCACCATTACCTCCGCCACCACCAacacctccaccaccaccaccagtaCCTCCGCCAGCACCAacacctccaccaccaccaccatcaccattaCCTCCGccagcaccaccacctccaccaccattaCCTCCGCCAGCACCAacacctccaccaccaccatcatTACCGCTGCCTCCACCAACACCTCCACCACCACCTCCTGTACCTCCCCCTCCCGCCCCTCCTCCAAATCCACCTCCAGACGGTGGCATAGGAGTAATGGTTGGTGTCGGGGGTGGCACTATGGTTGGCATCGTTGGAGGGCCCGTCATTGGTGTAGTTGGCGAGCCTGTCATGGGTGTTGTGGTCGGGGTTGGAGTCATTGGACTCGGGTTAAGAGTCGGGTCACCGTCCGTGGGACTGCCAATTATTGTTGGATAAGTGTCATGCATTGGGCTGTCTTCAGAGGATACATAGAACATCTGGCCTTGTGGGTTGTAGTATCTCTGTGTTGGTCTGATCACTTCAGCACTTGACCCTGAAATATTTCCATGTAACTGTAAGTTCTCTTTAACTTCCTGTTCTTGCATAATCTATTTTTTTTGTCATTTATTTTCTCAGTTCGCGTATAGGTTTTGAAGGTCATTATAACCGAGTTTTTAGGCAGTATCATTAGTTGTCTATGACACTGCCTCAAAGACCGATTATGGCATCAAGACCACAAGTTCGAGAATGGGGATTCAACCCTACGACCTATTATCCACATAACCTCCGTATTAAAAATCTAGGCTAAAATCTCTTCGTTATATTTTACTACTAGTACCCTGGGAAGATATAATCAAAGATATGCCAATGTTCTGTTTTCTAAAGCGAAATTTGCTAAATATGATCAAACTAACCATTTCATATAAACAGAAACGAAAGCGAACTTAAAATCATATACTTAATTTAATGTAAGAACATTGGATTCACCT
This sequence is a window from Silene latifolia isolate original U9 population chromosome 8, ASM4854445v1, whole genome shotgun sequence. Protein-coding genes within it:
- the LOC141594044 gene encoding uncharacterized protein LOC141594044 — encoded protein: MNEKQRHCISFLLLLGIISGSSAEVIRPTQRYYNPQGQMFYVSSEDSPMHDTYPTIIGSPTDGDPTLNPSPMTPTPTTTPMTGSPTTPMTGPPTMPTIVPPPTPTITPMPPSGGGFGGGAGGGGTGGGGGGVGGGSGNDGGGGGVGAGGGNGGGGGGAGGGNGDGGGGGGVGAGGGTGGGGGGVGGGGGNGGGGGSGGGGGSWCVANPSASEKALQVGLDYACGYGGADCSQIQPGASCFNPDNIRNHASFAYNSYYQKNPAPTSCDFGGTAQLVSTDPSSGSCHFPSKGSASPTPPSPTPPTMQTPPTMSSPPSPPSTLMPATPFGGASGFGPEPTASPNLATTYSQQLLLFISSASMLMYILLANPV